One region of Peribacillus simplex genomic DNA includes:
- a CDS encoding patatin-like phospholipase family protein encodes MKADAVFEGGGARGIAFIGAIQAMEEEKVEWERLAGTSAGAVIAALLASGYKSHEIKERFSKIDYSKLRGRTILNRIPIFGLFLELVVHLGIYKNDYLETWVDSLLSEKGIKTFADLPDGKLKIIASDVSNGQMLILPDDLERYGMTPADLKVSTAVMMSASLPFFFRPVIWKSKDRKKSYILDGGLLSNFPIWIFDTDNPRFPTFGFHFVKDEVNIDAVIPTPIHLFKNIFKTMLQAHDLRYMNEETIERTIQIPTGGINATDFELNEDEIDFLYKSGYTSAKEFLSKWDFEQYKVKRMQRVKNK; translated from the coding sequence ATGAAAGCAGATGCCGTTTTTGAAGGTGGGGGGGCCAGGGGAATTGCTTTTATTGGAGCGATTCAAGCAATGGAAGAGGAAAAAGTAGAATGGGAAAGACTTGCTGGGACATCAGCAGGAGCAGTAATAGCTGCTCTTTTGGCTAGTGGCTATAAAAGCCATGAAATTAAGGAACGCTTTAGTAAAATCGATTACTCAAAGCTTCGAGGCAGGACAATTCTGAATCGAATCCCCATTTTTGGATTATTTTTGGAACTTGTGGTTCATCTCGGGATTTACAAAAACGATTATTTGGAAACATGGGTGGATTCTCTTCTTTCAGAAAAAGGGATTAAGACATTCGCGGATCTTCCAGATGGAAAGTTGAAGATAATTGCTTCTGATGTTTCGAATGGCCAGATGCTTATTTTGCCAGATGATTTGGAACGCTATGGGATGACTCCTGCTGATTTAAAAGTTTCAACCGCCGTAATGATGAGTGCCTCCTTACCATTTTTCTTCCGTCCGGTTATTTGGAAATCAAAAGACCGGAAAAAATCCTACATTTTAGATGGTGGTTTACTTAGTAACTTCCCAATATGGATATTTGATACAGACAATCCTCGCTTTCCAACATTCGGATTCCATTTTGTGAAAGATGAAGTTAACATAGATGCGGTTATACCAACGCCAATCCACCTTTTCAAAAATATATTTAAAACGATGCTTCAAGCCCATGATTTACGTTATATGAACGAAGAAACGATTGAACGCACGATTCAAATTCCTACTGGCGGCATCAACGCAACGGATTTTGAACTGAATGAGGATGAAATCGACTTTCTCTATAAATCAGGCTATACTTCTGCAAAAGAATTTTTGTCGAAGTGGGATTTTGAACAATATAAGGTCAAACGCATGCAAAGAGTAAAAAATAAGTAG
- a CDS encoding DnaA N-terminal domain-containing protein — MKDVYFSSIESDQVTLVAPNVFARDWLEERHAELIKFLLKSINGKDSTIRFITK; from the coding sequence ATGAAAGATGTGTACTTTTCTTCTATTGAAAGTGACCAAGTGACATTAGTTGCACCTAATGTATTCGCTCGAGATTGGCTTGAGGAAAGGCACGCAGAATTAATTAAATTCTTGCTGAAGAGTATCAATGGAAAAGATTCTACGATTCGATTTATTACTAAATAA
- a CDS encoding aspartyl-phosphate phosphatase Spo0E family protein has product MEALFEKIEILRKELINIGLIYGFTAPKTLHKSQELDELLNLLTNEKEPNDLEYV; this is encoded by the coding sequence ATGGAAGCATTATTTGAAAAAATTGAGATATTGAGGAAAGAACTAATAAACATCGGATTGATTTATGGATTTACTGCCCCAAAAACATTACATAAAAGCCAGGAACTAGATGAACTGTTGAATTTACTTACAAATGAAAAAGAACCAAATGATTTAGAATATGTCTAA
- a CDS encoding alkaline phosphatase D family protein translates to MNNERAMDDLIKNWSELGKNMDRRNFIQGASKLAGLSLGLALAQSMGGIEVNAAPKFSDFPFNLGVASGDPLSDSVVLWTRLAPDPLNGGGMPQEAISVKWEVAKDENFRQIVQQGKEIARPELGHSVHVEVSGLKPDMVYFYRFKSGGEVSQTGKTKTLPPIGSSVSSLSFAFVSCQQFEHGYYTAYKHLAKEDLDLVFHLGDYIYEYGPNEYVASTGNVRVHNSPEIITLEDYRNRYAQYRSDTHLKAAHAAFPWVVTWDDHEVENNYANVIPEKGQSVEAFIKRRAAAYQAYYEHMPLRKSSLPKGADMRLYRNFTYGDLASFFVLDSRQYRDDQANGDVSSPQTPESLDPNRTLLGREQEQWLTDNLLKSKTKWNVLPQQIFFAQRNYGTPTAPKFSMDSWDGYPAARDRLIDVINNNNIENLVVLTGDVHASWAANLKADFNDPNSRTFGVEFVGTSITSGGNGADKRADTDKILSQNPHIKFFNDYRGYVRCKVTPEQWKADYRVVPFVTDPGADISTRASFVFDKDQAGLRKVASATVTEGIQKTKEVEEDRTRAHNRAHEKQRMNKQRKVTN, encoded by the coding sequence ATGAATAATGAAAGAGCAATGGATGATTTAATTAAGAATTGGAGCGAATTAGGTAAGAATATGGACCGCCGAAACTTTATCCAGGGAGCAAGTAAACTTGCCGGACTTTCATTAGGTCTTGCCCTTGCTCAATCAATGGGCGGGATTGAAGTGAATGCTGCCCCGAAATTCAGTGATTTTCCATTTAATCTTGGTGTAGCTTCCGGTGATCCGCTCTCGGATAGTGTTGTTTTATGGACAAGGCTGGCACCTGATCCGTTAAATGGAGGAGGTATGCCACAAGAAGCCATATCCGTTAAATGGGAAGTGGCAAAGGATGAAAATTTCAGACAGATTGTACAACAAGGCAAGGAAATAGCCAGGCCGGAACTTGGCCATTCCGTTCATGTGGAAGTAAGCGGGTTAAAACCGGATATGGTCTATTTTTACCGTTTTAAAAGTGGAGGGGAAGTAAGTCAGACTGGAAAAACGAAAACACTTCCGCCAATCGGTTCAAGTGTTTCAAGCCTGTCATTCGCTTTTGTTTCATGCCAGCAATTTGAGCATGGTTATTATACGGCATATAAACATTTGGCAAAAGAAGATTTGGATCTTGTCTTTCACCTTGGCGATTACATATATGAGTATGGGCCAAATGAATATGTTGCTTCTACAGGTAATGTCCGTGTACATAACAGTCCGGAAATCATTACTCTTGAGGATTATCGAAATAGATACGCACAATACCGCTCTGATACTCATTTAAAAGCGGCACACGCTGCTTTCCCATGGGTCGTGACTTGGGATGATCATGAAGTTGAAAACAATTATGCAAATGTCATCCCGGAAAAAGGACAATCGGTTGAAGCATTCATCAAGAGAAGGGCAGCCGCTTATCAGGCTTATTATGAGCATATGCCCCTTCGTAAATCTTCCTTGCCAAAGGGAGCGGATATGCGGTTATACCGAAATTTCACTTATGGCGACCTGGCCTCTTTCTTCGTACTGGATTCACGCCAATACAGGGATGATCAGGCAAACGGCGATGTCAGTTCACCGCAAACGCCTGAGTCACTTGATCCAAATCGTACATTACTAGGTCGAGAGCAGGAACAGTGGCTAACTGATAATCTTTTGAAATCAAAAACGAAGTGGAATGTGCTGCCACAGCAGATTTTCTTTGCACAACGGAATTATGGAACACCTACCGCTCCCAAATTTAGCATGGATTCTTGGGATGGTTACCCGGCTGCACGTGATCGTTTGATTGATGTAATTAATAATAATAATATAGAAAATTTGGTCGTGTTGACCGGTGATGTACATGCAAGCTGGGCAGCCAATTTAAAGGCGGATTTCAATGATCCAAATTCAAGGACTTTCGGTGTGGAGTTTGTCGGCACATCCATCACATCCGGTGGAAACGGAGCAGATAAGCGTGCGGATACAGATAAAATACTAAGCCAGAATCCACATATTAAGTTCTTTAATGATTACCGTGGGTATGTCCGATGCAAAGTAACACCAGAACAATGGAAGGCGGATTACCGTGTAGTTCCTTTCGTGACAGATCCAGGAGCGGATATATCGACAAGAGCATCCTTTGTGTTTGATAAGGATCAAGCTGGACTAAGAAAGGTTGCGTCAGCAACGGTTACGGAAGGTATCCAAAAAACGAAAGAAGTCGAGGAAGATCGGACACGGGCCCATAATCGCGCACATGAAAAACAAAGAATGAACAAGCAGAGGAAAGTCACTAATTGA
- a CDS encoding twin-arginine translocase TatA/TatE family subunit, whose product MLSNIGIPGLVIVLVIALIIFGPSKLPEIGRAFGRTLSEFKSATKGLVNDSDKEDENENKAALKAVKKEG is encoded by the coding sequence ATGCTTTCTAATATAGGGATACCTGGTCTGGTCATCGTCCTCGTGATTGCACTGATTATTTTTGGACCGTCCAAGCTGCCGGAAATCGGCCGTGCATTTGGTAGAACTTTATCCGAATTCAAAAGTGCAACCAAAGGATTGGTGAATGATTCAGATAAAGAGGATGAAAACGAGAATAAAGCTGCGTTAAAAGCCGTTAAAAAAGAAGGATGA
- the tatC gene encoding twin-arginine translocase subunit TatC codes for MEELRSRIIKTLIGFLVFFIVSFIFVQDIYELLIKDLDGKLAVLGPSDILWVYMIIAAVCAIAATIPLAAYQLWRFVAPALKPEERRVTFRFIPGLFILFITGISFGYFVLFPIVLGFLTSLSAGQFEMMFTAEKYFRFMINLILPFGILFEMPLVVMFLTRLGIINPTVLKKSRKISYFVLVIISILITPPDMISDILVIVPLLVLYEVSVQLSNMVYRKRLMKDESALPVT; via the coding sequence ATGGAGGAACTCCGAAGCAGAATCATTAAAACACTGATAGGTTTTCTCGTTTTTTTTATAGTGAGTTTCATATTCGTACAGGATATTTATGAACTGCTTATTAAGGATTTAGATGGGAAGCTTGCCGTGCTCGGTCCAAGTGACATCCTGTGGGTCTATATGATAATTGCTGCGGTTTGCGCAATAGCTGCAACGATTCCGCTAGCTGCCTATCAGTTATGGCGCTTTGTGGCTCCTGCATTGAAACCGGAAGAGAGAAGAGTTACATTCCGGTTCATTCCTGGGCTGTTCATCTTATTCATCACAGGTATCTCATTTGGATATTTTGTTTTGTTTCCAATAGTGCTTGGTTTCCTCACTTCCCTATCAGCCGGGCAATTCGAGATGATGTTCACAGCTGAAAAGTACTTTCGGTTCATGATTAATTTGATCTTACCATTCGGGATTCTATTTGAAATGCCGCTTGTGGTCATGTTCCTGACCAGATTGGGAATCATCAATCCAACAGTGTTGAAAAAGTCTCGAAAGATTTCTTATTTCGTCCTGGTCATCATCTCTATCCTGATTACGCCTCCTGATATGATTTCGGACATTTTGGTTATCGTCCCTTTGCTTGTGCTTTATGAAGTGAGTGTGCAGCTGTCCAATATGGTTTATCGGAAAAGGCTTATGAAAGATGAGTCAGCATTACCTGTAACATGA
- a CDS encoding YitT family protein codes for MKIIAGNIFMTFAYAFLIVPNEIINGGVTSSALLLHALSGYNIAMLANLVTGLLLIICLVFLGKEYFFKSILSSFSYMLFFNFFYSLNFDFDVNIVLVILISSILIAIGYYFCITANASTVGFDVIALILHHKNEKIDIAATIRIINLIVLILGLLVYGYTSIVKGIAFTLFFSFLLKKMLDRKHKVLMIGRDSAFDETSSVKEVK; via the coding sequence ATGAAAATTATCGCAGGAAACATTTTCATGACCTTTGCCTATGCTTTTTTAATCGTTCCCAATGAAATTATTAATGGAGGCGTAACTAGCTCGGCATTATTATTGCATGCATTATCAGGTTATAATATTGCCATGCTCGCCAATTTAGTTACAGGATTATTGTTAATCATTTGTTTAGTTTTTCTGGGGAAAGAGTACTTTTTTAAGTCAATTTTAAGTTCCTTTAGCTATATGCTGTTCTTCAATTTTTTTTATTCATTGAATTTTGATTTTGATGTGAATATTGTTCTAGTGATTCTTATTTCATCGATTTTGATAGCGATAGGATACTATTTCTGTATAACAGCAAATGCCTCCACTGTTGGCTTTGACGTGATCGCCTTAATATTACATCATAAGAATGAAAAAATAGATATTGCAGCGACAATAAGGATTATTAATCTTATCGTACTAATATTGGGCCTTCTTGTTTACGGTTATACATCGATTGTTAAGGGAATTGCGTTTACATTGTTTTTTTCATTTCTTTTAAAGAAAATGCTGGATAGGAAGCATAAGGTCTTAATGATAGGAAGGGATAGTGCGTTCGATGAAACCTCCAGTGTGAAAGAAGTAAAATGA
- a CDS encoding amino acid permease: protein MKHQQEELKPGLKQRHLTMISLSGVIGAGLFVGSGIIIGQTGPGAILSYVLAGLIVVLVMRMLGEMATVNPNTGSFAVYAREGIGEWAGFTTGWLYWFFWVIVIALEATAGAAIIHSWLPSVPVWVISLSLIILLKMTNIFSVKSFGEFEYWFSIIKIISIILFLCLGVAVIFGFIPTIKPPGTSNLLNFGGFIPNGISSVLVGVAIVFHAFVGVEIPAIAAGETSDPVKSVRSALNSVVWRILIFYIGSIAILVTLLPWNSASLLKSPFVAVLEMMGIPSAALIMNLVILIALLSCLNSGLYTSSRMLFSLAQKGDAPKLFSKVSKNGVPIFAVVGSTLFAFISTIFSYVSPDKIFFFLVNSSGGVGILVYLAIAVSHLRLRKRMEKENPGVFKIKMWLFPYLTYATIISMISVLILMAFIDSQRPQFIFTMLFSLIVICSFFFLRRKKAKYMENELKIVSGSPNSEKL, encoded by the coding sequence ATGAAACATCAACAGGAAGAACTGAAACCAGGTCTGAAACAAAGACATTTAACGATGATATCTTTGAGTGGTGTCATAGGCGCTGGTTTATTCGTAGGAAGCGGTATCATTATTGGTCAAACGGGCCCCGGAGCGATTTTATCATATGTTTTGGCTGGCTTGATCGTTGTTTTAGTCATGAGGATGCTTGGGGAAATGGCCACAGTGAATCCAAATACTGGATCTTTTGCCGTTTATGCAAGAGAGGGGATTGGTGAATGGGCTGGTTTTACAACAGGTTGGTTATATTGGTTCTTTTGGGTTATCGTAATCGCTTTGGAAGCAACAGCGGGAGCTGCAATCATACACAGCTGGCTTCCTTCCGTTCCCGTCTGGGTCATAAGTCTATCTTTGATTATCCTATTGAAAATGACGAATATTTTTTCGGTGAAATCGTTTGGTGAGTTCGAATACTGGTTTTCAATCATTAAAATAATCAGCATCATCCTTTTTTTGTGCCTGGGCGTGGCAGTGATATTTGGGTTTATCCCAACGATAAAACCACCTGGCACTTCTAATCTTTTGAATTTTGGCGGTTTTATTCCAAATGGGATAAGTTCTGTGCTTGTTGGTGTCGCAATTGTTTTTCATGCTTTTGTTGGAGTGGAGATTCCCGCGATTGCTGCTGGTGAGACCAGTGATCCGGTAAAGTCAGTTAGAAGTGCATTGAATAGTGTAGTTTGGCGAATCCTGATTTTCTATATTGGGTCCATCGCCATACTAGTGACGCTATTACCCTGGAATTCGGCTTCTTTGCTGAAAAGTCCATTTGTTGCCGTACTTGAAATGATGGGTATCCCTTCTGCTGCCCTGATCATGAATTTAGTGATTCTCATTGCATTGCTTTCCTGTTTGAATTCGGGATTATATACGAGTTCTCGCATGTTATTTTCACTTGCACAAAAAGGCGACGCTCCAAAGTTATTTTCAAAAGTGAGCAAAAACGGCGTTCCTATATTTGCTGTAGTCGGCTCTACCTTATTTGCCTTTATCAGCACCATTTTTAGTTATGTTTCACCTGATAAAATCTTTTTCTTTTTAGTCAATTCCTCGGGTGGAGTCGGAATTCTTGTTTATCTGGCCATTGCGGTTTCACATCTCCGATTAAGGAAGAGAATGGAGAAAGAGAATCCCGGAGTTTTCAAAATCAAGATGTGGTTATTCCCGTATTTGACTTATGCGACCATAATTTCCATGATTTCCGTGTTAATATTAATGGCATTTATCGATTCGCAGCGTCCACAGTTTATCTTTACCATGCTATTTAGCTTGATCGTTATCTGTTCATTCTTTTTCCTTCGGCGAAAAAAAGCGAAGTATATGGAGAATGAATTAAAAATTGTTTCTGGTTCCCCTAATTCTGAAAAGTTATAG
- the phnX gene encoding phosphonoacetaldehyde hydrolase: protein MESAKECKEVQAVIFDWAGTTVDYGCFAPVQAFVEIFRIRGIDITIKEAREPMGLLKMDHIMELLKMKRISNLWIAKFGKEPDERDLKSLYMDFEALLFKVLKENAKPIPGVIELISRLRQQGIKIGSTTGYTREMIDVVKQEAEKWGYQPDSIVASTEVPTGRPAPWMCFKTAINLQVYPLSKIVKVGDTISDIKEGISAGMWTVAVLKGGSEIGLSEAEINEMDPYDLQKRMNHAENRFWNAGADFVIDDIGDLLEIIDRINYRLTEKKDIFIG, encoded by the coding sequence TTGGAAAGTGCAAAAGAATGCAAAGAGGTTCAGGCAGTGATATTTGATTGGGCAGGAACGACGGTGGATTATGGTTGTTTTGCACCGGTCCAAGCATTTGTCGAGATATTCAGGATAAGGGGGATAGATATTACCATTAAGGAAGCAAGGGAACCTATGGGTTTATTGAAAATGGATCATATAATGGAACTCCTGAAAATGAAACGAATCTCCAATTTATGGATTGCTAAATTCGGGAAAGAACCGGACGAAAGAGATCTAAAATCATTATATATGGACTTTGAGGCTTTGCTTTTTAAGGTTCTCAAGGAAAACGCCAAGCCAATACCAGGCGTAATTGAATTAATCAGCCGTTTAAGGCAGCAAGGAATAAAAATCGGTTCGACAACAGGGTACACTCGTGAAATGATTGATGTTGTTAAACAAGAGGCGGAAAAATGGGGCTATCAACCAGATTCCATCGTTGCGTCTACCGAAGTGCCTACAGGAAGGCCTGCCCCTTGGATGTGCTTTAAGACGGCGATTAATCTCCAAGTGTATCCACTCAGTAAAATCGTTAAAGTCGGCGATACGATAAGTGACATCAAAGAAGGCATTTCTGCGGGAATGTGGACTGTTGCCGTATTGAAGGGCGGCAGTGAAATAGGCCTTTCAGAGGCAGAAATCAACGAAATGGACCCATATGATCTGCAAAAACGGATGAATCATGCAGAAAATCGTTTTTGGAATGCAGGTGCCGATTTCGTAATTGATGATATAGGTGATTTATTGGAGATCATCGATAGGATCAACTACAGATTGACAGAAAAAAAGGATATATTTATTGGTTAA
- the xsc gene encoding sulfoacetaldehyde acetyltransferase: protein MVETKMLRGTKVKMTPSEAIVETLVAEGVKHISGILGSAFMDMLDLLPTAGIRFIGVRHEQSAAHMEDAYCRVSGVAGVVIGQNGPGMTNMVTSVAAANQAHTPMVVISPSAGTPTVGWDGFQECDQVSIFKAITKETVRVTHPGRVADCLRTAFRIAYAERGPVLFDIPRDYFYGEVEDQILQPHQYRVDERGCGSSASLDRAAEILAEAEYPVIISGRGTVDSDGIEEIKNIAEYLTAPVAVSYMHNDAFPADHPLSVGPIGYMGSKAAMNTLKKADVILAVGTRLSVFGTLPCYDIDYFPKDAQIIQIDINPRQIARTHPVEVGIIGDAREASREILKRLKASKPNLKQEKGRIVEVTNEKQKWEEELVKLAMIDGTPINPRRALLELTKVLPENAIVTTDIGNVSSTANAYLKFNQSRRHIAALTFGNTGFAYPSALGAKLAEPNTPVIAIVGDGAWGMSLHEVSTAVEENIPVIACVFNNNAWCAEKKNQVDFYNNRFVGADIQNPDFAEVARSMGAVGIRVEKPEELGSVIEKAIKSNKPTVIDIQVDGTQLAPPFRKDALKMPTRLLEKYSHLDHKNWDK from the coding sequence ATGGTCGAAACAAAAATGTTAAGAGGAACGAAAGTTAAAATGACACCAAGTGAAGCCATCGTTGAGACATTAGTTGCTGAGGGAGTTAAACATATTTCTGGAATTCTGGGATCGGCTTTCATGGATATGCTTGATTTATTGCCAACTGCAGGCATTCGTTTCATTGGTGTCCGCCATGAACAAAGTGCAGCACATATGGAAGATGCGTATTGTCGTGTATCAGGTGTTGCAGGAGTTGTCATCGGGCAAAACGGACCTGGAATGACGAATATGGTCACCTCTGTTGCAGCGGCCAATCAAGCTCATACTCCAATGGTTGTCATATCACCTTCAGCTGGTACACCAACAGTTGGATGGGATGGTTTTCAAGAATGTGATCAGGTATCCATCTTCAAGGCAATCACGAAAGAAACGGTTAGAGTGACACACCCAGGCCGGGTCGCTGATTGCCTGAGGACAGCATTCCGGATTGCCTATGCCGAAAGGGGACCGGTTTTATTCGATATCCCCCGTGATTACTTCTATGGTGAAGTGGAAGATCAAATACTTCAGCCACATCAATATCGCGTAGATGAAAGGGGCTGCGGATCTTCTGCATCCTTGGATAGAGCAGCTGAAATTTTAGCTGAGGCTGAGTATCCTGTCATCATTTCCGGGAGGGGAACGGTTGATTCAGATGGTATTGAGGAAATTAAGAATATTGCAGAATATTTAACGGCTCCGGTAGCTGTCTCCTATATGCATAATGATGCCTTTCCTGCTGATCATCCATTGTCAGTCGGCCCAATCGGTTACATGGGTTCAAAGGCTGCCATGAATACACTTAAGAAAGCGGACGTCATATTGGCGGTCGGTACAAGATTATCGGTATTTGGAACGTTACCATGCTATGACATTGATTATTTCCCTAAAGATGCGCAAATCATCCAAATAGATATTAACCCAAGGCAAATAGCGAGGACGCACCCTGTGGAAGTCGGGATCATCGGAGATGCCCGTGAAGCGAGTCGTGAAATCTTGAAACGGTTGAAGGCTAGTAAACCTAATCTAAAACAAGAAAAAGGGCGGATAGTCGAAGTAACGAATGAAAAACAAAAATGGGAAGAAGAATTGGTGAAACTTGCGATGATTGATGGAACCCCGATCAATCCGCGTCGTGCCCTATTGGAATTGACTAAAGTGTTGCCCGAAAATGCCATCGTTACTACAGATATCGGTAATGTATCGTCAACTGCAAACGCTTACTTGAAATTCAATCAGAGCCGCAGGCATATCGCTGCGCTTACATTCGGGAATACGGGATTTGCTTACCCATCCGCATTAGGTGCCAAATTAGCTGAGCCGAATACGCCTGTTATAGCCATTGTTGGAGATGGCGCATGGGGAATGAGCTTACATGAAGTGAGTACGGCTGTAGAAGAAAACATACCGGTCATAGCATGTGTCTTCAATAATAATGCATGGTGCGCAGAGAAAAAGAACCAGGTCGATTTTTATAATAACCGTTTTGTAGGGGCTGATATCCAAAATCCTGATTTTGCAGAAGTTGCCCGATCTATGGGGGCTGTCGGCATTAGAGTGGAAAAACCTGAGGAATTGGGTTCTGTCATTGAAAAAGCAATAAAGTCAAACAAACCGACTGTCATTGATATACAAGTGGATGGAACACAATTAGCTCCTCCATTTAGAAAAGATGCATTAAAAATGCCTACTAGATTATTAGAAAAATATTCTCATTTAGATCATAAAAACTGGGATAAATAA
- a CDS encoding aminotransferase — METETKDLVQMDKDHLWHAMHRYNEKDAPMMATEGSGSWFTDTKGDKYLDGVSGLWCLNLGHGRKEIAQAAYEQMINLSYFPLTLSHKPAIELSAKISEHLKGSYTTFFTNSGSEANETAFKIARQYHSQNGNPGKYKFISRYRAYHGNTFGALSATAQANRRVKYDPAVPGFLHVPPPYSYRSPFGDNVENSDLLAAEYIDQVINFEGSETVAGVILEPFISGGGVLIPSKEYLTRVSEICKKHDVLLIVDEVVSGFGRTGKMFGFMHSDGVQPDIVTMAKGLTSGYLPLGATAVNSRIYEKFKENGKLNHFRHVSTYGGHPASCAVALKNIEIIENEKIVQRVSELSESTLSELFELTALDKVGEVRGVGFLYGIELVEDKRKKTPVSDVFMGKIIGACKEKGLIIGRNGDTVPGYGNVLIIAPPLSSTVEDLRFVIETVKSVLYELC, encoded by the coding sequence ATGGAAACTGAAACGAAAGACCTTGTTCAAATGGATAAAGACCATTTATGGCATGCGATGCATCGTTATAATGAGAAGGATGCTCCCATGATGGCTACAGAAGGATCCGGTTCATGGTTCACAGATACTAAAGGTGATAAATATTTAGATGGAGTTTCCGGTTTATGGTGCTTGAATCTTGGTCACGGACGAAAAGAAATCGCGCAGGCAGCCTATGAACAAATGATTAACTTATCTTACTTCCCTTTAACGTTAAGCCATAAGCCGGCAATCGAATTATCTGCAAAAATAAGTGAACATTTAAAGGGCTCCTATACCACTTTTTTTACGAACAGCGGCTCTGAGGCGAATGAGACAGCTTTCAAGATTGCCAGGCAATATCATTCACAAAATGGAAATCCAGGTAAATACAAATTCATCTCTAGGTATAGAGCTTATCATGGTAATACATTCGGGGCGCTAAGCGCGACCGCACAGGCGAACCGGAGAGTGAAATATGACCCGGCGGTTCCAGGTTTCCTGCATGTGCCACCGCCGTACAGTTATCGAAGCCCATTTGGGGACAACGTTGAAAACTCCGATTTGCTAGCAGCCGAATATATCGATCAGGTTATTAATTTTGAAGGGTCCGAAACGGTAGCTGGTGTTATTCTTGAACCATTCATCTCTGGTGGCGGGGTCCTCATTCCTTCGAAAGAATACCTAACAAGAGTTTCAGAAATTTGTAAGAAGCATGATGTTCTCTTAATTGTGGATGAAGTGGTTTCAGGTTTTGGAAGAACCGGAAAAATGTTTGGGTTCATGCACTCCGATGGTGTCCAACCTGATATTGTAACGATGGCAAAGGGTTTAACCAGCGGTTATCTTCCACTTGGAGCAACGGCAGTGAATTCTAGGATTTATGAGAAATTCAAAGAGAATGGAAAGTTAAATCATTTCAGGCATGTGTCAACATATGGAGGCCATCCAGCATCTTGCGCAGTTGCTCTAAAGAATATTGAAATCATAGAAAATGAAAAAATCGTTCAACGAGTATCTGAACTCAGTGAATCGACACTCAGTGAACTCTTTGAATTGACAGCCCTGGATAAAGTAGGGGAAGTCCGTGGTGTTGGATTTTTATATGGCATTGAATTAGTGGAAGATAAAAGGAAAAAAACACCTGTTTCCGATGTGTTCATGGGTAAAATAATAGGGGCTTGCAAGGAAAAGGGCCTTATCATCGGCCGTAATGGTGATACAGTTCCTGGATATGGAAATGTATTGATCATTGCACCGCCTTTATCTTCGACCGTTGAAGATTTACGCTTTGTCATAGAAACGGTTAAATCCGTTTTATATGAATTATGTTGA
- a CDS encoding PIG-L family deacetylase, with protein MQSQQRLLVVLAHPDDESFLCGGTIAKMSERGVHITLLCATKGEMGRRMGNPILTSRETLPGVRVRELKSACKELGINDLRLLHVRDKTIEFESFDLLEERIVKVIREVQPNALVTFHEKYGGHPDHCAIGRAAEFAFLKSGDPDFYPDPVFPAFKVQSLYFVLWHAFYDEWLKENGLSRITRVNIAGTLQKKILALRSHRSQTLAVPELWGNQKPNLPFLKESENFIKGNLPTIIEETDLFQTIESRG; from the coding sequence ATGCAATCACAACAAAGGTTATTGGTGGTTCTTGCTCATCCCGATGATGAATCATTCCTGTGTGGCGGAACCATTGCCAAAATGTCTGAAAGAGGTGTTCATATAACTTTACTATGTGCGACAAAAGGCGAAATGGGCAGGCGCATGGGAAACCCGATTCTTACATCGAGGGAGACATTGCCTGGAGTAAGGGTAAGGGAATTAAAAAGCGCTTGTAAAGAATTAGGGATCAACGACCTTCGATTGTTACATGTGAGGGATAAAACGATTGAATTTGAAAGCTTCGATTTATTGGAGGAGAGAATCGTGAAGGTGATTCGTGAGGTTCAACCGAATGCACTAGTAACATTCCATGAGAAATATGGGGGGCATCCAGACCATTGTGCGATTGGCCGTGCTGCCGAATTTGCTTTTCTAAAATCCGGTGATCCCGATTTTTATCCAGATCCAGTATTTCCAGCTTTTAAAGTTCAAAGTCTGTACTTTGTCCTTTGGCATGCGTTTTATGATGAATGGTTAAAGGAAAACGGGCTGAGCAGAATCACAAGAGTGAATATAGCAGGGACTTTACAGAAAAAGATCCTAGCTTTAAGATCTCATCGTTCCCAGACTTTGGCCGTTCCTGAACTGTGGGGAAACCAAAAGCCGAACTTGCCTTTTTTAAAGGAATCCGAGAATTTTATCAAAGGGAATTTACCTACTATTATAGAAGAAACCGATCTTTTTCAAACGATTGAAAGTAGGGGATGA